In Phaenicophaeus curvirostris isolate KB17595 chromosome 14, BPBGC_Pcur_1.0, whole genome shotgun sequence, a single genomic region encodes these proteins:
- the DHODH gene encoding dihydroorotate dehydrogenase (quinone), mitochondrial isoform X3: protein MAGLLREVRVLGQRFRNPVGLAAGFDKQAEAVDGLYRMGFGFVEVGTVTPKPQEGNPKPRVFRLVEDEAVINRYGFNSHGHDAVQRRLRARQETQLRLTGEGMPLGINLGKNKNSVDAAADYVAGVRTLGPLADYLVVNVSSPNTPGLRDLQGKAELQDLLTKVLAERDALPCERKPAVLVKIAPDLTTQDKQDIASIICKLGVDGLIVSNTTVSRPSSLRSRQRTEAGGLSGKPLRELSTRTIREMYALTGGRVPIIGVGGVSSGRDALEKIRAGASLVQMYTALVYHGPPVVRAVKKELEELLREQGFKNVMEAVGADHRC from the exons ATGGCGGGGCTGCTGCGC GAGGTGCGAGTCCTCGGGCAGCGGTTCCGCAACCCGGTGGGGCTGGCGGCTGGCTTCGACAAGCAGGCCGAGGCTGTGGATGGGCTGTACAGGATGGGCTTCGGCTTTGTGGAAGTAGGGACTGTCACACCCAAGCCCCAGGAGGGGAACCCCAAACCCAGGGTGTTCCGACTGGTGGAGGACGAGGCGGTCATTAACAG GTATGGGTTCAACAGCCACGGCCACGATGCAGTGCAGCGCAGGCTGCGGGCCCGCCAGGAGACACAGCTCAGGCTCACGGGTG AGGGAATGCCCCTTGGAATCAACCTGGGCAAGAACAAGAACTCTGTCGATGCTGCAGCTGACTACGTGGCTGGGGTCCGGACACTGGGCCCTTTGGCTGACTACCTGGTTGTGAACGTGTCCAGCCCAAACACCCCAGGGCTGCGGGACCTGCAGGGcaaggctgagctgcaggacCTGCTGACCAAG GTGCTGGCGGAGAGGGATGCGCTGCCCTGCGAGCGCAAGCCAGCCGTGCTGGTGAAGATTGCCCCCGACCTCACCACACAGGACAAGCAGGACATCGCTAGCATCATCTGCAAG CTCGGTGTGGACGGGCTGATTGTCAGCAACACCACCGTGAGCCGACCCAGCAGCCTCCGGAGCAGGCAGCGCACAGAGGCCGGGGGCCTCAGCGGGAAGCCCCTGCGGGAGCTCTCCACACGGACCATCAGGGAGATGTACGCCCTCACCGGAG GCCGGGTGCCCATCATTGGCGTGGGTGGCGTGAGCAGCGGCCGTGATGCCCTGGAGAAGATCCGTGCCGGAGCCTCGCTGGTGCAGATGTACACGGCACTCGTTTACCATGGGCCACCAGTGGTGAGGGCGGtgaagaaggagctggaggagctgctgag GGAGCAGGGATTCAAGAACGTCATGGAGGCGGTTGGAGCAGATCACCGGTGCTGA
- the DHODH gene encoding dihydroorotate dehydrogenase (quinone), mitochondrial isoform X1, which yields MGQREGRGGSWNRVLALWLVPLGFGSRLPVCDPALAPQEVRVLGQRFRNPVGLAAGFDKQAEAVDGLYRMGFGFVEVGTVTPKPQEGNPKPRVFRLVEDEAVINRYGFNSHGHDAVQRRLRARQETQLRLTGEGMPLGINLGKNKNSVDAAADYVAGVRTLGPLADYLVVNVSSPNTPGLRDLQGKAELQDLLTKVLAERDALPCERKPAVLVKIAPDLTTQDKQDIASIICKLGVDGLIVSNTTVSRPSSLRSRQRTEAGGLSGKPLRELSTRTIREMYALTGGRVPIIGVGGVSSGRDALEKIRAGASLVQMYTALVYHGPPVVRAVKKELEELLREQGFKNVMEAVGADHRC from the exons atggggcagagggaagggaggggagggagctggaatCGGGTCCTGGCTCTGTGGCTGGTGCCGCTGGGCTTTGGCTCTCGGCTGCCAGTGTGCGACCCAGCCCTTGCCCCGCAGGAGGTGCGAGTCCTCGGGCAGCGGTTCCGCAACCCGGTGGGGCTGGCGGCTGGCTTCGACAAGCAGGCCGAGGCTGTGGATGGGCTGTACAGGATGGGCTTCGGCTTTGTGGAAGTAGGGACTGTCACACCCAAGCCCCAGGAGGGGAACCCCAAACCCAGGGTGTTCCGACTGGTGGAGGACGAGGCGGTCATTAACAG GTATGGGTTCAACAGCCACGGCCACGATGCAGTGCAGCGCAGGCTGCGGGCCCGCCAGGAGACACAGCTCAGGCTCACGGGTG AGGGAATGCCCCTTGGAATCAACCTGGGCAAGAACAAGAACTCTGTCGATGCTGCAGCTGACTACGTGGCTGGGGTCCGGACACTGGGCCCTTTGGCTGACTACCTGGTTGTGAACGTGTCCAGCCCAAACACCCCAGGGCTGCGGGACCTGCAGGGcaaggctgagctgcaggacCTGCTGACCAAG GTGCTGGCGGAGAGGGATGCGCTGCCCTGCGAGCGCAAGCCAGCCGTGCTGGTGAAGATTGCCCCCGACCTCACCACACAGGACAAGCAGGACATCGCTAGCATCATCTGCAAG CTCGGTGTGGACGGGCTGATTGTCAGCAACACCACCGTGAGCCGACCCAGCAGCCTCCGGAGCAGGCAGCGCACAGAGGCCGGGGGCCTCAGCGGGAAGCCCCTGCGGGAGCTCTCCACACGGACCATCAGGGAGATGTACGCCCTCACCGGAG GCCGGGTGCCCATCATTGGCGTGGGTGGCGTGAGCAGCGGCCGTGATGCCCTGGAGAAGATCCGTGCCGGAGCCTCGCTGGTGCAGATGTACACGGCACTCGTTTACCATGGGCCACCAGTGGTGAGGGCGGtgaagaaggagctggaggagctgctgag GGAGCAGGGATTCAAGAACGTCATGGAGGCGGTTGGAGCAGATCACCGGTGCTGA
- the DHODH gene encoding dihydroorotate dehydrogenase (quinone), mitochondrial isoform X2, with protein sequence MPALRALPPEAAHRLALRAAASGLLPPAPRDGPALEVRVLGQRFRNPVGLAAGFDKQAEAVDGLYRMGFGFVEVGTVTPKPQEGNPKPRVFRLVEDEAVINRYGFNSHGHDAVQRRLRARQETQLRLTGEGMPLGINLGKNKNSVDAAADYVAGVRTLGPLADYLVVNVSSPNTPGLRDLQGKAELQDLLTKVLAERDALPCERKPAVLVKIAPDLTTQDKQDIASIICKLGVDGLIVSNTTVSRPSSLRSRQRTEAGGLSGKPLRELSTRTIREMYALTGGRVPIIGVGGVSSGRDALEKIRAGASLVQMYTALVYHGPPVVRAVKKELEELLREQGFKNVMEAVGADHRC encoded by the exons ATGCCAGCGCTCCGGGCTCTCCCCCCCGAGGCCGCGCACCGGCTGGCCCTGCGCGCCGCCGCCTCCGGGCTgctgccccccgccccgcgcgacGGACCCGCCCTG GAGGTGCGAGTCCTCGGGCAGCGGTTCCGCAACCCGGTGGGGCTGGCGGCTGGCTTCGACAAGCAGGCCGAGGCTGTGGATGGGCTGTACAGGATGGGCTTCGGCTTTGTGGAAGTAGGGACTGTCACACCCAAGCCCCAGGAGGGGAACCCCAAACCCAGGGTGTTCCGACTGGTGGAGGACGAGGCGGTCATTAACAG GTATGGGTTCAACAGCCACGGCCACGATGCAGTGCAGCGCAGGCTGCGGGCCCGCCAGGAGACACAGCTCAGGCTCACGGGTG AGGGAATGCCCCTTGGAATCAACCTGGGCAAGAACAAGAACTCTGTCGATGCTGCAGCTGACTACGTGGCTGGGGTCCGGACACTGGGCCCTTTGGCTGACTACCTGGTTGTGAACGTGTCCAGCCCAAACACCCCAGGGCTGCGGGACCTGCAGGGcaaggctgagctgcaggacCTGCTGACCAAG GTGCTGGCGGAGAGGGATGCGCTGCCCTGCGAGCGCAAGCCAGCCGTGCTGGTGAAGATTGCCCCCGACCTCACCACACAGGACAAGCAGGACATCGCTAGCATCATCTGCAAG CTCGGTGTGGACGGGCTGATTGTCAGCAACACCACCGTGAGCCGACCCAGCAGCCTCCGGAGCAGGCAGCGCACAGAGGCCGGGGGCCTCAGCGGGAAGCCCCTGCGGGAGCTCTCCACACGGACCATCAGGGAGATGTACGCCCTCACCGGAG GCCGGGTGCCCATCATTGGCGTGGGTGGCGTGAGCAGCGGCCGTGATGCCCTGGAGAAGATCCGTGCCGGAGCCTCGCTGGTGCAGATGTACACGGCACTCGTTTACCATGGGCCACCAGTGGTGAGGGCGGtgaagaaggagctggaggagctgctgag GGAGCAGGGATTCAAGAACGTCATGGAGGCGGTTGGAGCAGATCACCGGTGCTGA